From a region of the Paenibacillus sp. FSL R10-2734 genome:
- the phnH gene encoding phosphonate C-P lyase system protein PhnH, with protein MMLDMVHDIQSVYRKLVHSMSRPGTITDLSEEAEKLDHLGVFPSTQLIARTLLDTEVTFSIVSSRAAEITSLFSQMTYAKEAAAQAADYIFVLEDAVPGAWIDTIQAAKVGELIDPHAAATIIIEVEDLFGATKLRLAGPGIQTTATVAMNMKEDWVELRAERNSEFPLGIDLLFTDVNHRVLALPRTTQVVKEEV; from the coding sequence ATGATGCTCGATATGGTTCATGATATTCAATCCGTATACCGCAAATTAGTTCATAGCATGTCAAGACCAGGTACGATCACAGATCTCTCGGAAGAGGCTGAAAAGCTGGACCATCTAGGAGTGTTTCCTAGCACACAGTTGATCGCTCGTACCCTACTAGATACAGAGGTTACCTTCAGTATTGTTTCATCGCGAGCAGCGGAGATCACTAGCCTATTTAGCCAAATGACCTATGCAAAGGAAGCTGCCGCCCAAGCGGCAGATTATATTTTTGTGCTAGAGGATGCTGTCCCTGGTGCATGGATTGATACGATTCAAGCAGCTAAGGTCGGTGAGTTGATTGATCCTCACGCAGCGGCCACGATCATTATTGAAGTGGAGGATTTATTCGGTGCTACTAAACTGCGTCTGGCAGGTCCGGGAATCCAAACTACAGCTACAGTGGCTATGAATATGAAAGAAGATTGGGTTGAACTGCGTGCTGAGCGTAACAGTGAGTTTCCGTTAGGTATAGATCTTCTGTTTACAGATGTAAACCATAGAGTTCTTGCCTTACCAAGAACGACACAGGTCGTGAAAGAGGAGGTATAG
- the phnG gene encoding phosphonate C-P lyase system protein PhnG encodes MNRRQRTETLINSSSNLVTDLADEIKGRYDIDLMEEPNHGLVMVKVRETARKSLFYLGEVLVTECKVRIAGKMGVGLIKGDEPGKAYDLAVIDAAYAAELVETAAWSAKLYTEQALLEQAYAAEHAKVMRTKVDFETMDTDS; translated from the coding sequence ATGAACCGTAGACAACGAACTGAAACGTTAATTAATAGCTCATCTAATCTGGTAACTGATCTGGCTGATGAGATCAAGGGCCGTTACGATATTGACCTTATGGAGGAGCCTAATCATGGTCTAGTGATGGTAAAGGTCAGAGAAACAGCTAGGAAAAGCCTATTTTATTTAGGTGAGGTGCTAGTTACAGAGTGTAAGGTACGGATTGCCGGGAAAATGGGCGTAGGACTTATTAAGGGTGACGAACCGGGAAAAGCGTATGATCTTGCTGTAATTGACGCGGCATATGCGGCTGAATTAGTGGAGACAGCGGCATGGTCTGCCAAGCTATATACGGAACAAGCCCTTCTTGAACAGGCCTATGCAGCAGAACACGCCAAGGTAATGCGAACGAAGGTGGATTTTGAGACGATGGACACCGACTCGTAA
- a CDS encoding GntR family transcriptional regulator — MSEELDIMDHLIASIQSGEYVSDDKLPSEHELAEQFKVPRITARKAYERLQELGLIYSMQGKGSFVRDRKLRIPLALSAGKSFSKKMRELGFDYESINIFCDPMESNHKIEAALGIGEGDRVFKVGRLRKIDGCPVALHISYVAESLFPNIEQVGREISSMFEYYERHGYTDFQLSESILSITYPIKHERELLACSSLIPLLVLDSACRDKATGRTIEYSRVMYRGDMFTYEL, encoded by the coding sequence ATGTCTGAAGAATTGGATATTATGGATCATTTAATAGCGTCTATTCAATCAGGCGAGTATGTGTCTGACGATAAATTGCCATCGGAGCATGAGCTTGCAGAGCAGTTCAAGGTTCCACGTATAACTGCTCGGAAAGCGTATGAGCGTCTGCAGGAGCTGGGACTCATTTATTCCATGCAGGGGAAGGGAAGTTTTGTTCGGGATAGAAAATTGCGCATTCCGCTCGCCCTCTCAGCTGGAAAAAGCTTCAGCAAGAAGATGCGCGAGCTTGGATTCGATTACGAATCGATAAATATATTCTGTGATCCGATGGAGTCGAATCATAAGATTGAAGCAGCGCTCGGCATTGGTGAAGGAGATCGTGTATTCAAAGTAGGTCGACTACGCAAGATCGATGGTTGTCCCGTCGCGCTCCATATTTCTTATGTGGCGGAGTCGCTATTTCCGAACATTGAACAGGTGGGTCGAGAGATATCCTCTATGTTCGAATATTATGAACGGCATGGGTATACTGATTTCCAATTGTCAGAATCCATATTAAGTATCACATATCCGATCAAGCATGAACGAGAGCTTCTGGCGTGCTCCAGCTTGATTCCCTTGCTAGTTTTAGATTCGGCGTGCAGGGATAAGGCAACAGGCCGGACGATAGAATACAGCAGGGTTATGTATCGCGGAGATATGTTCACGTATGAGCTGTAG
- a CDS encoding PHP domain-containing protein, with protein sequence MKVELHCHTRMSDGSLHFAELLELAVQEQIGHLAVTNHDTTQGIAEMDEMCRERGIEFIPGIEISGYDAERQRRIHILGYFIEQDHEAIDALCSPLLLRRHEGCRLATERLIEAGYNIRWEDVQNYAAGGTGVYKQHIMHALIDQGYTDRIYGDLYKKLFSRGQRGEQPGIAYIPTEYVDARDAVRTIIQAGGVPVLAHPGQYQSFEAVDELVEAGLQGIEVWHPLHGEEDERQARELALNYNLIMTGGTDFHGFYGESPVTLGSKSPDAVVVGALKERKALLLWG encoded by the coding sequence ATGAAAGTTGAGCTGCACTGTCATACGAGAATGTCGGATGGTTCACTTCATTTTGCAGAGCTGCTGGAGCTTGCTGTTCAAGAGCAAATTGGGCATTTAGCTGTTACTAATCATGATACCACTCAGGGGATCGCTGAGATGGACGAGATGTGCAGAGAGCGTGGTATCGAATTTATCCCTGGCATTGAGATATCAGGATATGATGCTGAGCGTCAACGTCGGATTCATATTCTTGGCTATTTTATCGAACAGGATCATGAAGCCATTGATGCTTTATGTAGTCCTCTACTTCTACGGCGTCATGAAGGTTGTCGATTGGCAACTGAGCGTCTAATCGAAGCGGGCTATAACATTCGCTGGGAGGATGTACAGAACTACGCAGCAGGTGGTACGGGAGTGTATAAACAGCATATTATGCATGCGCTAATCGACCAAGGATATACGGATCGAATTTATGGCGACTTATATAAAAAGCTTTTCTCGCGAGGTCAGCGAGGCGAACAGCCTGGCATTGCCTATATTCCAACAGAATATGTAGATGCCAGAGATGCAGTACGAACTATTATTCAGGCAGGTGGTGTTCCGGTGCTAGCGCATCCGGGCCAATACCAGAGCTTTGAGGCTGTAGATGAGCTTGTGGAGGCTGGCTTACAAGGGATTGAGGTATGGCATCCACTGCATGGAGAGGAAGATGAGCGTCAGGCACGGGAGCTCGCATTGAATTATAACCTGATCATGACCGGAGGGACGGATTTTCATGGCTTCTATGGTGAAAGTCCAGTAACACTGGGCAGTAAAAGTCCTGATGCTGTAGTTGTGGGTGCGCTGAAGGAACGTAAAGCATTACTGCTGTGGGGGTGA
- a CDS encoding ABC transporter substrate-binding protein, producing MKKIGAVLLTVLLVGGLLAGCGNKTDNATAEGGNTGGGTIKIGADLELTGGQASFGDSALKGAKLAVKEINDAGGVLGKKLELIEADNASKSEEATRAAQKLITTNKVVAIIGATTSTNTLGIVPVTQEKGIPLVSSSATNPKVTVDERTGDLNEWVFRASFIDPFQGEVMANFANDTLKAKTAVIYTDASSDYSKGLQTFFKETFTKNGGSILSEESYQQKDSDFKAVLTRIKEANPDVIYLPGYYEEVGKIVKQAREMGITVPFMGGDGWDSPQLAEIAGADALNNTFMSNHYSPEDSSPEVKSFVDAFKAANGDLVPDGMAALGYDAVKLVADAITRADSTEPKKLKDALAGTKDLQLATGKITMNETHDPVKAAVVLKFVDGVQTFEAKVNP from the coding sequence ATGAAGAAAATCGGGGCCGTATTGCTGACTGTGTTACTGGTTGGTGGATTGCTGGCAGGCTGTGGGAACAAGACGGATAACGCTACCGCTGAGGGTGGGAATACTGGGGGAGGGACTATCAAGATTGGCGCAGATTTAGAGCTTACAGGCGGCCAGGCTTCCTTCGGTGATTCTGCACTTAAAGGGGCGAAGCTTGCGGTAAAAGAAATTAATGATGCAGGTGGAGTGCTCGGCAAAAAACTTGAACTGATTGAAGCGGATAATGCTTCTAAGTCGGAAGAGGCGACACGCGCAGCGCAAAAGCTGATTACTACGAATAAAGTTGTAGCTATTATCGGTGCTACTACATCTACGAATACACTCGGGATTGTTCCCGTTACTCAAGAAAAAGGCATCCCACTGGTCAGCTCCTCAGCCACCAACCCTAAAGTAACTGTTGACGAACGTACTGGGGATCTGAATGAATGGGTATTCCGTGCCTCTTTTATTGATCCTTTCCAAGGCGAAGTAATGGCTAACTTTGCTAACGATACACTTAAAGCGAAAACGGCGGTTATTTATACGGATGCTTCAAGCGATTATTCCAAAGGGCTGCAAACCTTTTTTAAAGAAACTTTTACTAAGAACGGTGGCTCTATCTTAAGCGAAGAATCCTATCAACAAAAAGATTCTGATTTTAAAGCTGTATTAACACGTATTAAAGAAGCTAATCCAGATGTTATTTATCTTCCAGGTTATTATGAGGAGGTCGGCAAAATCGTAAAGCAAGCTCGCGAAATGGGGATCACAGTTCCGTTTATGGGCGGGGATGGCTGGGATTCACCTCAGCTGGCTGAGATTGCCGGAGCGGATGCGCTAAACAATACGTTTATGTCCAATCACTATTCACCTGAGGATAGCTCGCCAGAAGTAAAATCGTTCGTAGATGCCTTCAAAGCTGCTAACGGTGATCTTGTTCCAGATGGGATGGCTGCGCTTGGATATGATGCTGTGAAACTAGTGGCAGATGCCATTACACGTGCGGATTCAACAGAACCTAAGAAGCTGAAGGATGCACTGGCGGGGACGAAGGATTTACAACTGGCCACGGGTAAAATCACAATGAATGAAACACATGACCCGGTAAAAGCAGCTGTAGTTCTGAAGTTTGTAGATGGAGTACAAACCTTTGAAGCAAAGGTTAATCCTTAA
- a CDS encoding ABC transporter ATP-binding protein has translation MLSVQEINVYYGAIHALKDLSMNVREGEIVTLIGANGAGKSSLLKTLSGLLKPKTGCIDFMDKSITNQSVQSIVKQGLILCPEGRRVFANMSVEENLELGAFLQDSGSLAADFAKVYSTFPRLLERKRQLAGTLSGGEQQMLAMGRAMMGHPKLLLLDEPSMGLAPLLVQDIFRIIQEVNASGTTVLLVEQNAHQALKIAHRAYVIETGRVVLEGDAKELADSEEIRMAYLGH, from the coding sequence ATGCTTAGCGTACAAGAAATTAATGTATATTATGGGGCTATTCATGCCTTGAAGGATTTAAGTATGAATGTAAGAGAAGGCGAGATTGTAACTCTAATCGGCGCAAATGGAGCGGGCAAGTCCTCATTGCTCAAGACACTCTCTGGGCTGCTGAAACCCAAAACAGGTTGCATAGATTTCATGGATAAATCTATTACGAATCAGAGTGTTCAGTCCATCGTAAAACAGGGGCTTATTCTCTGTCCGGAAGGCAGGCGTGTATTTGCTAATATGTCTGTGGAAGAAAATCTGGAGCTAGGAGCTTTTTTACAAGATTCGGGCAGCTTAGCTGCTGATTTTGCCAAGGTCTACTCCACCTTCCCGCGTCTTTTAGAAAGAAAAAGACAGCTTGCTGGCACATTATCCGGCGGAGAGCAGCAGATGCTCGCTATGGGGCGTGCGATGATGGGGCATCCCAAGCTTTTACTATTAGATGAACCCTCGATGGGTCTAGCTCCATTGCTTGTTCAGGATATTTTTCGGATCATTCAAGAAGTAAATGCCTCTGGAACAACAGTGCTTCTTGTAGAACAAAATGCACATCAGGCGCTTAAGATTGCTCATCGAGCTTACGTAATTGAGACGGGCAGAGTGGTGCTTGAGGGGGATGCCAAGGAATTGGCAGATTCGGAAGAGATCAGAATGGCTTATCTGGGACATTAA
- a CDS encoding ABC transporter ATP-binding protein — MTASTVEVLLDVQQASRAFGGLKALNEVSLHINKGELIGLIGPNGAGKTTLFNLLTGVYPPSGGDIILSNQAVGGMKPYRINRKGAARTFQNIRLFTSMTVLDNVKIAFHQHARHSMFTSMLRLPKHFAKENEITQKAMDILKIFNLADQCNECAGNLSYGNQRRLEIARALAAGPKLLLLDEPAAGMNPNETKELMNLIAWIRESFDLSILLIEHDMSLVMGVCDRIYVLDRGMLIAEGTPLQIKIHPKVIEAYLGQEA, encoded by the coding sequence GTGACAGCATCAACAGTGGAAGTACTTCTTGATGTTCAACAAGCAAGTCGTGCATTTGGCGGGCTTAAGGCGCTTAACGAGGTATCCCTCCATATTAATAAAGGCGAGTTGATTGGGCTCATCGGACCTAATGGTGCGGGGAAAACAACCCTTTTTAACTTGCTGACAGGTGTATACCCGCCTTCCGGTGGAGATATTATCCTCAGCAATCAGGCAGTGGGTGGAATGAAGCCTTATCGGATTAACCGAAAAGGGGCAGCACGGACATTTCAGAATATCCGTCTATTTACCTCTATGACGGTGCTGGATAACGTTAAGATTGCATTTCACCAGCATGCCAGACATTCGATGTTTACTTCCATGCTCCGCCTGCCTAAACATTTTGCAAAAGAAAATGAAATTACACAAAAGGCCATGGATATTCTCAAAATTTTTAATCTTGCCGATCAATGTAATGAATGTGCCGGGAATCTTAGCTACGGAAATCAAAGGCGTTTGGAAATTGCGCGTGCGCTTGCAGCGGGGCCTAAGCTTTTGCTATTGGATGAACCAGCCGCAGGGATGAACCCGAACGAAACCAAAGAGCTAATGAATCTGATTGCTTGGATTCGTGAGTCCTTTGATCTATCGATCTTGCTTATCGAGCATGATATGTCCCTTGTGATGGGAGTATGTGACCGGATTTATGTGCTGGATCGCGGAATGCTGATTGCTGAGGGTACACCGCTGCAGATAAAGATTCATCCAAAAGTCATCGAAGCCTATCTAGGACAGGAGGCGTAG